In the genome of Myxococcales bacterium, one region contains:
- a CDS encoding flippase-like domain-containing protein, with protein MLKRAARKKKASIKRLFLIFCAITIVIIGFVVGKTAGPKTWHAILEMKSSYMLLAFVLSSGMIVMNAVIMRLLVKAAAGIKIGFLYSIETIISYYFLSSISPTATGGEPLMIYMLTSKGVPFGKALSVALMRGFLVLLLIVMGAPAVIFFRGELVQNEHLRWFFYLIATVIVMLVMALIYAFYRPRKVGKFIRKIRMRISKCKFLSRYAGSFEKKIDVWIEDFVKCMKNFMRYQKKTVLVVVVLTVLALAMNYLIAYAIIVGLGFYIAPLDVIMIQFVLYFFLYFTPTPGGSGVAEGGSYLMFSAYLPTHILGVFVVLWRFFTAYLWLILGGIFITKSIGLNILEKIPSNIMDGPAQDRI; from the coding sequence ATGCTAAAAAGGGCAGCTCGAAAAAAAAAGGCCTCGATAAAGCGGCTTTTTTTAATTTTCTGCGCTATCACGATAGTGATCATAGGTTTTGTCGTTGGCAAAACGGCGGGTCCCAAAACTTGGCACGCGATCCTCGAGATGAAGAGCTCTTACATGCTGCTAGCCTTCGTTCTCAGCTCTGGAATGATCGTTATGAACGCTGTGATCATGAGACTGCTTGTCAAAGCGGCTGCGGGAATCAAAATCGGATTTTTGTATTCCATAGAGACGATCATCTCCTATTACTTTCTTTCCTCGATATCTCCTACGGCAACCGGCGGCGAACCCCTCATGATCTACATGCTAACCAGCAAGGGGGTTCCGTTCGGCAAGGCTCTCAGCGTAGCATTGATGCGCGGTTTTCTCGTTCTTCTGTTGATAGTCATGGGTGCGCCAGCTGTGATTTTTTTTCGCGGTGAGCTTGTTCAAAACGAGCATCTGAGATGGTTCTTCTACCTGATTGCAACTGTAATAGTCATGCTTGTAATGGCGTTGATATATGCCTTTTATAGACCGAGAAAGGTGGGGAAATTCATACGCAAGATTCGCATGCGAATATCGAAGTGTAAATTTCTTTCGCGGTACGCGGGAAGCTTTGAGAAAAAAATCGATGTCTGGATAGAGGACTTCGTGAAGTGCATGAAGAATTTCATGCGCTACCAGAAGAAGACTGTACTGGTTGTAGTTGTGCTTACGGTTTTGGCGCTAGCGATGAACTATCTGATAGCCTATGCGATAATCGTCGGACTTGGATTCTACATAGCTCCGCTGGATGTCATAATGATCCAGTTCGTCCTTTATTTTTTCCTGTATTTCACGCCTACCCCTGGTGGATCCGGCGTGGCGGAGGGTGGATCATACCTGATGTTCTCTGCCTATCTGCCGACGCACATACTAGGAGTATTCGTTGTCCTGTGGAGATTTTTTACAGCCTACCTCTGGCTTATACTGGGGGGGATCTTCATTACGAAATCGATAGGACTTAACATTTTAGAGAAGATCCCTTCAAATATAATGGACGGTCCTGCGCAGGATCGAATCTAA
- the ispD gene encoding 2-C-methyl-D-erythritol 4-phosphate cytidylyltransferase, translating to MKRAVIIAAAGVGRRMGGNVPKQYLNLLGKPVICHTLERFISPGIDEIIVVVETDRVESFRAEIVEFFGYPSNVRVVAGGDVRQRSVYNGLMATSSDVNVVLVHDGVRPFVSREQIDKISDMAFHKGACILAHPIKETIKRICSDGTIAETVDREGLFGAQTPQAFRRDVIVGAMERAFADGFVGTDEASLFERCGGKVHIVSGDSRNIKITTPSDLTVAEAIAREWK from the coding sequence ATGAAAAGAGCGGTTATAATAGCGGCAGCCGGCGTAGGGCGCAGGATGGGCGGGAATGTTCCGAAACAGTATCTGAACCTTCTCGGCAAACCTGTAATTTGCCACACTCTCGAGCGTTTCATTTCGCCCGGAATTGACGAAATAATAGTCGTCGTCGAAACCGATCGGGTCGAATCCTTCAGGGCTGAGATAGTCGAATTTTTCGGATATCCATCCAATGTGCGCGTGGTAGCTGGAGGAGATGTTAGGCAAAGATCCGTTTACAACGGTCTCATGGCAACTTCTTCCGATGTGAATGTAGTGCTCGTTCATGATGGAGTGAGGCCATTCGTCTCGCGTGAACAGATCGATAAGATTTCTGACATGGCTTTTCACAAGGGGGCATGTATCTTGGCCCACCCCATAAAAGAGACGATCAAACGCATTTGCTCCGATGGAACCATTGCCGAGACAGTCGATCGCGAAGGGCTTTTTGGAGCGCAGACTCCGCAGGCCTTTCGAAGGGATGTCATCGTGGGTGCGATGGAGCGCGCCTTTGCCGACGGTTTTGTCGGCACCGATGAGGCGAGCCTGTTTGAAAGATGTGGCGGCAAGGTGCATATAGTCTCCGGCGACAGCAGAAATATAAAAATAACCACGCCGTCGGATCTTACCGTAGCCGAGGCGATCGCAAGGGAGTGGAAATGA
- a CDS encoding cysteine--tRNA ligase, which yields MPLFVYNTLTQKKEEFIPINPPKVGMYVCGITAYDSCHLGHARAAVVFDVVYRYLKFLGYDVTFVRNYTDVDDKIINRANFKGVPCQEISEKYIAEYEKDMESLGLKKPDMSPKATEHIGCMIDTIKGLIERGMAYEVDGNVFFSVRNFKGYGKLSKKNIEELESGARVDVDESKRDPLDFALWKKAKPGEPTWPSPWGEGRPGWHIECSAMSAKYLGQPFDIHGGGRDLIFPHHENEIAQAEGATGKHFVKYWLHNGFININAEKMSKSLGNITTISKVLEQYDAEAVKLFLLSNQYRSPIDYTKTAMEEAQSSLDRFYETAARLGAVHPGKTVNEKPDDFDEARDFKKALESFESSFREDMNDDFNTARAVALAFDIVRLANRYLDKIDGKNTPFTGWSVLQFMSIQELLGETLGIFGSSPDEYRRRSITRQSLARGINVTEVKRLIEERREARLSKNFAESDRIRKELSEMGVEIKDLPDGKTDWKIK from the coding sequence ATGCCGCTGTTTGTGTATAACACTCTGACTCAGAAAAAAGAAGAATTTATCCCGATAAATCCTCCGAAGGTTGGGATGTACGTCTGCGGAATCACGGCGTATGATAGCTGTCATCTGGGGCACGCTCGTGCCGCCGTGGTATTCGACGTAGTTTACAGATATCTCAAGTTTCTTGGATATGATGTGACCTTCGTAAGAAATTACACCGATGTAGATGACAAGATCATCAATCGCGCGAATTTCAAGGGCGTGCCATGCCAGGAGATATCCGAAAAATATATAGCGGAATATGAAAAGGATATGGAATCTCTGGGTCTTAAAAAGCCGGATATGAGCCCAAAGGCTACCGAACATATTGGCTGCATGATTGATACGATCAAAGGGTTGATTGAAAGAGGCATGGCATATGAAGTAGACGGAAACGTATTTTTCTCGGTTAGAAATTTCAAGGGGTACGGAAAACTTTCCAAAAAGAATATTGAGGAACTCGAAAGCGGAGCGCGCGTGGATGTTGATGAATCGAAACGCGACCCTCTCGACTTTGCTCTTTGGAAAAAGGCCAAACCAGGCGAGCCAACATGGCCATCTCCATGGGGCGAAGGGCGTCCGGGTTGGCATATCGAGTGCTCGGCCATGAGCGCGAAGTACTTAGGGCAACCATTCGATATTCACGGCGGTGGGCGCGATCTCATCTTTCCACATCATGAAAATGAAATAGCGCAGGCGGAGGGTGCGACCGGCAAGCATTTTGTGAAGTATTGGTTGCATAACGGTTTCATCAACATCAATGCCGAGAAGATGAGCAAGTCGCTGGGTAATATCACGACGATAAGCAAGGTATTGGAACAGTACGACGCGGAGGCCGTGAAGTTGTTCCTTCTTTCGAATCAATATCGTTCTCCGATAGATTACACCAAGACTGCAATGGAAGAGGCCCAAAGTTCCCTCGATCGTTTTTATGAGACAGCTGCGAGGTTGGGCGCGGTACATCCAGGTAAAACTGTAAATGAAAAACCGGATGATTTTGACGAGGCTAGGGATTTTAAAAAAGCTCTCGAATCTTTTGAGTCTTCTTTTCGTGAAGACATGAACGACGATTTCAATACTGCAAGAGCTGTCGCTCTGGCATTCGACATCGTCAGATTGGCAAATAGATATCTCGATAAAATAGACGGGAAGAATACTCCATTTACGGGCTGGTCGGTTTTACAGTTTATGTCCATTCAGGAGCTGCTTGGAGAGACCCTTGGTATTTTCGGATCTTCCCCGGATGAATACAGGAGAAGATCCATAACAAGACAGAGCCTGGCCCGTGGAATCAACGTAACTGAAGTAAAGCGTTTGATAGAGGAGAGAAGAGAGGCGCGTCTTTCCAAGAATTTTGCTGAGAGCGATCGTATCAGGAAGGAGCTTTCCGAAATGGGTGTGGAAATAAAGGATCTCCCCGACGGAAAGACCGACTGGAAGATAAAATAA
- the uvrB gene encoding excinuclease ABC subunit UvrB, translated as MPHSQFKLVTEFSPAGDQPQAIDSLVRGIQDGKKDQVLLGVTGSGKTFTIANVIAKTGRPTLVMAPNKTLAAQLYSEFKELFPENAVEYFVSYYDYYQPEAYLPAQDLYIEKDSSINEQIDMLRHSATRSLLTRRDVIIVASVSCIYGIGSPEAYKNMLIRTERGARIDRQELLLRLVEIQYQRNDYDFHRGTFRVRGDVVEIIPSYEDAKAVRLEFFGDELSKITEIDSITGAAVGELQEVVIFPGSHYVTPEEKMKEAVAGIRVELAERMKQFHETNKPLERARIEQRTKFDLEMMEEMGFCKGIENYSRYLTGRKPGEPPPTLMEYFPKDFLLVIDESHVTVPQIGGMYSGDRSRKMTLVEYGFRLPSALDNRPLKFDEFEALRGQAIYVSATPAEYELQKSHGEIIQQIVRPTGLIDPAPEVRKTEGQIEDLLAEIKKRVDLSERVLVTTLTKRMAEQLADFMREKGVRVKYMHSDVESLERVEILRGLRKGEFDVLIGINLLREGLDLPEVSLVAILDADREGFLRSTRSLIQTFGRAARNVGGSVIMYADFITCSMRRAIDETMRRREAQMEYNRVNGITPSTIKKNISDALHSIYEQDYPAIPDPDDEPIDPSKFQKTISKLRKQMLAAAKRLDFETAAELRDRISALEQRDLGFR; from the coding sequence ATGCCCCATTCACAATTTAAACTTGTGACGGAATTCTCACCTGCCGGAGATCAGCCCCAGGCTATAGATTCTCTCGTCCGCGGCATACAGGATGGGAAAAAAGATCAAGTTCTTCTCGGTGTCACAGGGTCCGGAAAGACTTTCACGATCGCCAACGTAATTGCGAAAACCGGGCGTCCGACATTAGTGATGGCCCCTAACAAAACGCTTGCCGCCCAGCTTTACTCGGAATTCAAGGAGCTATTTCCTGAAAATGCGGTGGAATATTTTGTAAGCTACTACGACTATTACCAGCCCGAGGCATATCTTCCGGCGCAGGATCTCTACATCGAGAAGGATTCCAGCATCAACGAGCAGATTGATATGCTTAGGCATTCCGCTACCAGGTCGCTTCTCACGCGGAGAGATGTCATTATAGTCGCGAGCGTTTCATGCATTTATGGCATTGGCAGTCCCGAGGCATACAAGAACATGCTAATCCGCACCGAGAGGGGCGCACGGATCGATCGTCAGGAACTTCTGTTGAGGCTTGTCGAAATCCAATACCAGCGCAACGATTACGATTTTCACAGGGGAACATTTCGCGTTCGCGGTGATGTTGTGGAAATTATTCCGTCATACGAAGATGCCAAGGCGGTTCGCCTTGAATTTTTCGGCGACGAGTTATCTAAGATAACCGAGATCGATTCTATAACGGGCGCGGCCGTAGGGGAACTTCAGGAAGTTGTAATTTTCCCCGGTAGTCACTATGTGACCCCGGAAGAAAAGATGAAAGAGGCGGTAGCCGGCATCCGAGTCGAACTTGCAGAGAGGATGAAGCAGTTTCATGAAACCAACAAACCGCTCGAGCGCGCAAGGATAGAGCAGCGTACGAAATTCGACCTTGAGATGATGGAGGAGATGGGTTTTTGCAAGGGGATTGAAAATTATTCCAGATATCTCACAGGCAGAAAGCCCGGCGAACCTCCTCCGACCCTAATGGAATATTTCCCGAAGGATTTTCTGCTCGTCATAGACGAGAGTCATGTCACAGTTCCGCAGATCGGCGGTATGTATAGCGGCGACAGGTCTCGCAAGATGACTCTTGTGGAATATGGATTCAGGCTTCCTTCGGCGCTCGATAACCGGCCCCTCAAATTCGATGAGTTTGAGGCGTTGAGAGGGCAGGCGATCTATGTCTCTGCAACTCCAGCCGAATATGAACTTCAAAAATCTCATGGTGAGATAATTCAGCAAATAGTAAGGCCGACAGGTTTGATAGATCCGGCTCCGGAAGTTAGAAAGACTGAGGGGCAGATAGAAGATCTACTTGCCGAGATAAAGAAACGGGTCGATCTTTCCGAACGCGTGCTTGTCACGACCTTGACAAAGCGGATGGCAGAGCAGCTCGCTGACTTCATGCGTGAGAAGGGGGTGCGCGTCAAATACATGCATTCCGATGTCGAGTCACTCGAACGTGTGGAAATTCTGCGCGGCCTTCGGAAAGGGGAATTCGATGTCCTCATCGGAATAAATCTTCTGCGAGAGGGGCTCGACCTACCGGAGGTTTCGCTTGTAGCAATTCTCGATGCAGATAGAGAGGGCTTTCTGCGTTCTACGAGATCCTTGATTCAGACCTTCGGTAGGGCAGCTAGGAATGTCGGAGGCTCAGTCATCATGTACGCCGATTTTATAACCTGCTCCATGCGCCGCGCAATTGACGAGACGATGAGACGCAGGGAGGCCCAGATGGAATATAACAGGGTCAACGGCATAACCCCCTCCACCATCAAGAAAAACATAAGCGATGCGCTTCATTCGATATATGAACAGGATTATCCTGCAATACCGGATCCTGACGACGAGCCTATCGATCCTTCCAAATTTCAGAAGACGATATCAAAACTCAGAAAGCAGATGCTAGCTGCTGCGAAGAGGCTGGACTTTGAAACGGCCGCTGAACTGCGCGATAGAATATCTGCCCTTGAGCAGCGAGATCTTGGATTTAGATGA
- a CDS encoding CarD family transcriptional regulator — protein sequence MTERRSALNREFKVGDVAVYPAHGVGKIDSIEEREIAGNRHKFYIMKIIDTGMTIMVPTGNVRSVGLREVINPSEVDIVYEIMRERDISINEQTWNRRYREYMDKIKTGSIYEIAEVLRDLMLLRYEKELSFGERKMLDTANTLIVKELAIAQDMSEEDVAQEIEEIFAD from the coding sequence ATGACGGAGAGACGTTCAGCATTGAACAGGGAATTTAAGGTGGGCGATGTAGCGGTTTATCCAGCGCATGGGGTTGGAAAGATCGATTCCATAGAAGAGCGTGAGATAGCTGGCAATAGGCATAAGTTTTATATCATGAAGATTATCGACACCGGAATGACGATCATGGTTCCCACCGGAAATGTGAGAAGCGTCGGTCTGCGCGAGGTGATCAATCCTAGCGAAGTGGACATTGTCTATGAGATTATGCGCGAGCGCGATATTTCGATAAACGAACAGACCTGGAACCGCCGCTATCGCGAGTATATGGACAAGATCAAGACCGGCTCTATATACGAGATAGCCGAGGTTCTTCGCGACCTGATGCTTCTGCGCTACGAGAAAGAACTCTCCTTCGGCGAGCGCAAGATGCTCGATACTGCAAACACGCTGATCGTGAAGGAGCTTGCGATAGCTCAGGATATGTCTGAAGAGGATGTAGCTCAGGAAATAGAGGAAATTTTTGCTGACTGA
- a CDS encoding 2-C-methyl-D-erythritol 2,4-cyclodiphosphate synthase: MNFRVGIGYDIHRLKPGIKLVLGGVEIPFEMGLDAHSDGDALLHAICDAILGAASMGDIGLHFPDTDKKFKGADSAKLAMDVVRMAKDAGWRIVNIDSNIIAQRPKMRPAIEDVRKSISKIFGIELDSVSVKARTNEGLDAVGREEGIAVQAVVMLTK, from the coding sequence ATGAATTTTAGAGTCGGGATAGGCTACGATATTCACAGGTTAAAGCCTGGCATAAAACTGGTCCTCGGTGGGGTTGAGATTCCATTCGAGATGGGGCTCGATGCCCATTCCGACGGCGACGCACTTCTGCACGCAATCTGCGATGCTATTCTCGGAGCTGCATCGATGGGCGATATCGGGTTGCACTTTCCAGATACCGACAAGAAATTCAAGGGGGCCGATAGCGCAAAGCTCGCGATGGATGTTGTCCGAATGGCGAAAGATGCAGGATGGAGGATCGTCAACATAGATTCGAATATCATAGCGCAGCGACCGAAGATGCGTCCTGCTATAGAAGATGTCAGAAAGAGTATCTCAAAAATTTTTGGAATCGAGTTAGACTCGGTGAGCGTAAAGGCCAGAACCAATGAAGGTCTGGACGCGGTGGGACGTGAAGAGGGGATAGCAGTTCAGGCGGTCGTTATGCTGACTAAATAA